One genomic segment of Hordeum vulgare subsp. vulgare chromosome 2H, MorexV3_pseudomolecules_assembly, whole genome shotgun sequence includes these proteins:
- the LOC123428474 gene encoding probable aspartyl protease At4g16563 — protein sequence MPMPMAPPLPCLLLLLFAVPLLATSARIPLYRHLPPLPPAAAQHHPLSRLARASLARASRLRGHHQGQAASSPVRAALYPHSYGGYAFSLSLGTPPQPLPVLLDTGSHLTWVPCTSNYQCQNCSAAAGSFPVFHPKSSSSSLLVSCSSPSCLWIHSKSHLSDCARDSAPCRPSTANCSATATNVCPPYLVVYGSGSTAGLLVSDTLRLSPRGAASRNFAVGCSLASVHQPPSGLAGFGRGAPSVPAQLGVNKFSYCLLSRRFDDDAAISGELVLGASSAGKAKAMMQYAPLLKNAGARPPYSVYYYLSLTGIAVGGKSVALPARALAPVSGGGGGGAIIDSGTTFTYLDPTVFKPVAAAMVAAVGGRYNRSKDVEGALGLRPCFALPAGARTMDLPELSLHFSGGAEMRLPIENYFLAAGPASGVAPEAICLAVVSDVSSASGGAGVSGGGGPAIILGSFQQQNYQVEYDLEKNRLGFRQQPCSSSSS from the coding sequence ATGCCGATGCCCATGGCGCCGCCGCTCCCGTGCTTGCTCCTCCTCCTGTTTGCCGTCCCTCTCCTCGCAACGTCCGCCAGGATCCCGCTCTACCGCCACCTTCCCCCGCTCCCGCCCGCCGCCGCTCAGCACCACCCGCTCTCCCGCCTCGCGCGCGCCTCCCTCGCGCGCGCCTCCCGCCTCCGCGGTCACCACCAGGGCCAGGCCGCCTCATCCCCCGTGCGCGCCGCGCTGTACCCTCACTCCTACGGCGGCTacgccttctccctctccctcggcacgCCGCCGCAGCCGCTGCCGGTGCTGCTCGACACGGGCAGCCACCTCACCTGGGTGCCCTGCACCTCCAACTACCAGTGCCAGAactgctccgccgccgccggctccTTCCCCGTCTTCCATCCCaagagctcctcctcctccctcctcgtcTCCTGCAGCAGCCCCTCCTGCCTCTGGATCCACTCCAAGTCCCACCTTTCCGACTGCGCCCGCGACTCcgcaccctgcaggcccagcaCCGCCAACtgctccgccaccgccaccaATGTCTGCCCGCCCTACCTCGTCGTCTACGGCTCCGGCTCCACCGCGGGGCTCCTCGTCTCCGACACGCTGCGCCTCTCCCCACGCGGCGCCGCCAGCCGCAACTTCGCCGTGGGCTGCAGCCTCGCCTCCGTGCACCAGCCGCCGTCGGGGCTCGCGGGGTTCGGCCGCGGGGCGCCGTCCGTGCCCGCGCAGCTCGGGGTCAACAAGTTCTCCTACTGCCTCCTCTCCCGCCGCTTCGACGACGACGCCGCCATCAGCGGCGAGCTAGTCCTCGGCGCCTCCTCCGCCGGCAAGGCGAAAGCGATGATGCAGTACGCGCCGCTGCTCAAGAACGCGGGCGCCAGGCCGCCCTACTCCGTGTACTACTACCTGTCGCTGACCGGCATCGCGGTGGGCGGGAAGAGCGTGGCGCTCCCGGCGCGGGCCTTGGCACCCGTGTCCGGTGGTGGCGGGGGCGGCGCCATCATCGACTCAGGCACGACCTTCACCTACCTGGACCCGACGGTGTTCAAGCCGGTGGCGGCCGCGATGGTGGCCGCGGTGGGGGGCAGGTACAACCGATCCAAGGACGTGGAGGGGGCGCTCGGGCTGCGCCCCTGCTTCGCACTCCCGGCGGGCGCCAGGACAATGGACCTCCCGGAGCTGTCGCTCCATTTCAGCGGCGGCGCCGAGATGCGGCTCCCGATCGAGAACTACTTCCTGGCGGCTGGCCCGGCGTCCGGCGTGGCCCCCGAGGCGATCTGCCTGGCCGTGGTGTCGGACGTGTCGAGCGCGAGCGGCGGCGCCGGGGTGTCCGGTGGGGGCGGGCCGGCCATCATCCTGGGCAGCTTCCAGCAGCAGAACTACCAGGTGGAGTACGACCTCGAGAAGAACCGGCTCGGGTTCCGGCAGCAGCCAtgctcctcgtcgtcctcgtaa